A genomic window from Sphingobacterium spiritivorum includes:
- a CDS encoding DUF6046 domain-containing protein, which yields MADIRYNVSELFQLAFGVQYPFFLTEPIAQDQASAISFSGIKTLANDGFSWMNTPIMFNATFVAGSYKLYKMNGEIATKSLESLTLPAATMFTFRRAKNITRTNVLGSNGTVKEIYGFDDWVIDVKGVCVDERGNSAQDQFARMLEWENLADSIEISGTQFKARGLSRVVMSEWSENIPQGKPGVVAFSTTLYGDEPMEFGLPSAKEIRL from the coding sequence ATGGCAGATATAAGATACAATGTTTCAGAACTTTTTCAGCTCGCTTTTGGAGTGCAGTACCCATTCTTTCTGACAGAACCAATTGCACAGGACCAGGCATCGGCTATATCCTTTTCAGGGATAAAGACATTAGCAAATGATGGATTTAGCTGGATGAATACGCCCATTATGTTCAATGCCACCTTTGTAGCCGGATCATACAAATTATACAAGATGAATGGTGAGATAGCGACCAAATCCTTAGAATCCCTCACACTCCCGGCAGCGACCATGTTCACATTTCGTCGTGCAAAGAATATTACACGTACTAATGTGCTTGGCAGTAATGGTACCGTAAAAGAGATCTATGGATTTGATGACTGGGTGATAGATGTAAAAGGAGTCTGTGTAGATGAGCGGGGCAATTCTGCTCAGGACCAGTTCGCCAGAATGCTGGAATGGGAAAATCTTGCGGATTCGATTGAAATCTCAGGAACGCAGTTTAAAGCTCGCGGGCTTAGCAGAGTTGTGATGTCCGAATGGTCCGAAAATATCCCTCAGGGAAAACCCGGAGTAGTAGCTTTTTCAACAACATTATACGGAGATGAACCTATGGAATTTGGGTTGCCTTCAGCGAAGGAGATCAGGCTATGA
- a CDS encoding collagen-like domain-containing protein — MKKKISKTIAVTDNASSVSQTIPPSRPRSAASFTQVDDFLSVIRGLGIPTADSDILEGQTDSSNAVKIVYNTTLHKLRVYNPANEQWRDAVEVDLSDYYTRAQTDAIVEAVKDYASNRDNHTGLQPASSISGLEETLEEKESITNRKTDLTNPDNNTYPTTQAVSAAIQHISLTPGPKGDKGDKGDTGTQGPVGPKGDTGPQGIQGIQGVQGPKGEKGETGLRGIQGEQGIQGVMGDPGPKGDKGDPGLQGMQGLKGDKGDKGDKGNDGTSVTILGSLPNESSLPPDGNRGDAYLIEGFLYVWNGSAWEDVGNIKGPKGDKGDQGIQGVQGTQGVKGDAGERGPIGMTGSQGIQGPQGAKGEKGDKGDQGAQGVQGPAGDPASNIVRSVNSKIGDVSLSTEDIVGLNDNLTSKANKDGSNTSGTWPITSSNSNAWGTYRIQWDGANNNPSDIIAWDSQRSIWSPINKNQLKTLLDIPSSGETLASVASRGNSYWGPITIGFSGVNSNSTKLDIQNLAGRTWSLSSGTNNINENHFGIYSNSGGASSDLMFTITPAGNVGIGVLSPIFKIDVEGNARVKDALTIDGTSNQYKELQYRNNGLLRWDLFTSPTSEAGGNAGSDFAITRYADDGSYLGQPLGISRATGIASFGGQINSLGGNSAQWNEAYSWGNHKDSYPRRGLGEPSHNSIRVNDTRDWNPIASTNLLSGTWFDFKNSSVIGLAGQPGVGPWAGVITMVPYDDDSGNNGSAFRFAQSSLGGSSSSFFGQSYETGGWKPWVRFWTSGDFNQSNVDAWNNNRVDLTTINQAIPVRKIFSYTGGNAYNTSTIEVKGNGTDVFPSIGFHQPNVVGSILHLRNNGRIYLDQDMLIGANEGGSFSNSVLTNKAWFDYNYAGKEAAGSVISFSGLNGAYATELFGQYNGGGNNFYLRTRNGDVAQYNPVRRVWTDGDFMMSYNNSTAWTVVQRDGSGYIEANYIRTALSAQNPRADGGLTTLYGNDDTGNGYHYAWTSEAVRNFLGLKTDAEYVNTSASQTIGGSKIFTQPITGADATADTHLVTKRQVPALAAQGSGILRMIHAPVSGIFSTISGQQYLRIAYTSNEWSYTIPAGTFSGGPGKLEIEFFCEYHSSSSTSTETAELYLEFSQPGNSILIPVASYRPSQKGTASKNTCRFLATSRDSGGLFYAGSVNTGVNDSYKVVTPRSISGIDFRQSVTIKLWQTGTSIPGYDLSILPLTIQVADLTEILPP; from the coding sequence ATGAAAAAGAAAATATCTAAAACTATTGCAGTGACAGACAACGCATCAAGCGTTTCGCAGACTATCCCACCAAGTCGCCCAAGATCTGCTGCGTCTTTTACACAGGTAGATGACTTCCTTTCTGTAATCAGAGGCTTAGGCATACCGACAGCGGATAGTGATATTTTGGAAGGGCAGACAGACAGTTCTAATGCTGTTAAGATCGTTTACAATACTACACTTCACAAATTGCGGGTATATAATCCTGCGAATGAGCAATGGCGTGATGCAGTGGAAGTGGATCTGTCGGATTATTACACCCGGGCTCAAACTGATGCTATTGTTGAAGCAGTGAAAGACTATGCTAGCAATAGGGACAATCATACCGGTTTACAGCCTGCCAGTTCGATATCCGGCTTAGAGGAAACATTAGAGGAGAAAGAATCTATAACAAATAGAAAGACGGATCTGACAAACCCTGATAATAATACCTACCCGACAACTCAGGCTGTATCTGCAGCTATACAGCATATTTCCCTTACTCCCGGTCCTAAAGGTGACAAGGGAGATAAAGGTGATACTGGTACTCAGGGTCCGGTCGGACCCAAAGGCGATACAGGACCACAAGGTATACAAGGTATTCAGGGCGTGCAAGGCCCTAAAGGAGAAAAAGGCGAAACCGGTTTGCGGGGCATTCAGGGAGAACAAGGTATTCAGGGAGTGATGGGTGATCCTGGTCCTAAAGGAGATAAAGGTGATCCTGGTTTACAAGGGATGCAGGGATTAAAAGGTGACAAAGGTGACAAAGGTGACAAAGGGAATGATGGCACCAGCGTAACTATATTAGGATCACTTCCAAACGAAAGTTCGCTACCACCTGACGGCAACCGGGGTGATGCCTACTTAATTGAGGGATTTCTATACGTATGGAACGGTTCAGCGTGGGAGGATGTCGGGAATATCAAGGGGCCAAAAGGTGATAAAGGAGACCAGGGTATACAAGGAGTACAAGGTACACAAGGTGTCAAGGGAGATGCCGGAGAACGTGGCCCAATAGGTATGACCGGTTCACAGGGTATTCAAGGCCCTCAGGGCGCCAAAGGTGAAAAAGGCGACAAAGGTGATCAGGGCGCACAAGGGGTGCAAGGTCCTGCAGGAGATCCGGCTAGTAATATTGTTAGATCCGTAAACAGTAAGATTGGTGATGTCAGTCTGTCCACAGAGGATATTGTTGGACTGAATGACAATCTGACTTCGAAAGCAAATAAAGATGGAAGTAATACGAGTGGTACTTGGCCGATAACGTCATCTAACTCTAACGCTTGGGGAACTTATAGAATACAATGGGATGGTGCTAATAATAATCCAAGTGATATTATAGCTTGGGACTCGCAGCGCAGTATATGGAGTCCTATAAATAAGAATCAGTTAAAGACTTTATTAGACATCCCTTCGAGCGGTGAAACATTAGCTTCAGTCGCATCCCGAGGAAACTCTTATTGGGGACCGATAACAATAGGTTTCAGTGGGGTAAATTCAAACTCGACTAAATTAGACATTCAAAATTTAGCTGGCAGGACATGGTCTTTATCTTCAGGAACTAACAACATAAATGAGAACCACTTCGGGATCTATAGTAATTCTGGAGGTGCTTCTTCTGATTTAATGTTTACGATAACCCCTGCAGGAAATGTGGGGATTGGAGTACTTTCACCTATATTTAAAATAGATGTAGAGGGAAATGCACGAGTTAAAGATGCCTTAACCATTGACGGGACTTCTAATCAGTATAAAGAGCTACAGTACCGTAATAACGGATTACTAAGATGGGATTTATTCACTAGCCCAACAAGTGAGGCGGGGGGGAATGCCGGAAGTGACTTCGCCATTACGAGATATGCCGACGATGGTAGTTACCTGGGCCAACCTTTAGGTATAAGTAGAGCAACCGGGATCGCTTCATTCGGCGGACAGATTAATTCATTAGGTGGTAATTCAGCCCAGTGGAATGAGGCGTACTCTTGGGGGAACCACAAAGACTCATACCCAAGAAGAGGTTTAGGAGAACCGAGTCATAACAGTATCAGAGTTAACGACACCAGAGACTGGAATCCTATAGCCTCTACTAATCTTTTGAGCGGAACATGGTTCGATTTTAAAAATTCATCTGTTATAGGTTTAGCCGGACAACCGGGCGTAGGTCCTTGGGCAGGAGTTATTACTATGGTTCCATACGATGATGACAGTGGTAACAATGGGTCAGCTTTCAGATTCGCACAGTCAAGTCTAGGGGGAAGTAGTTCCTCTTTTTTCGGTCAGTCATACGAGACAGGCGGCTGGAAACCTTGGGTTAGGTTTTGGACTTCGGGAGATTTTAATCAATCTAATGTTGATGCATGGAATAACAACAGGGTTGACTTAACTACTATCAATCAAGCTATTCCGGTAAGGAAGATATTCTCCTATACTGGAGGCAATGCTTACAATACCTCTACTATAGAAGTTAAGGGTAACGGCACTGATGTTTTTCCAAGTATAGGATTCCACCAACCAAATGTTGTAGGTAGTATTCTTCATCTTAGGAATAATGGTAGGATCTACCTGGATCAAGACATGTTAATTGGGGCAAATGAAGGAGGTTCTTTTAGCAACTCTGTACTAACAAATAAGGCTTGGTTTGATTATAACTACGCTGGAAAAGAAGCCGCAGGAAGTGTTATAAGTTTTTCAGGTCTTAATGGTGCATATGCTACCGAGTTGTTCGGACAGTACAATGGAGGTGGAAATAATTTTTATCTCAGAACTCGTAACGGAGATGTTGCCCAATATAATCCTGTAAGAAGGGTGTGGACAGATGGTGATTTTATGATGTCTTACAACAATTCTACAGCTTGGACAGTGGTGCAGAGAGACGGGAGTGGTTATATAGAAGCTAATTATATTAGAACTGCTCTATCGGCCCAGAATCCAAGAGCAGACGGAGGTCTTACAACTCTTTACGGTAATGATGATACTGGAAATGGTTATCACTATGCTTGGACATCTGAAGCTGTCAGGAACTTTTTGGGGTTAAAGACAGATGCTGAATATGTTAACACTTCTGCTTCTCAGACAATAGGAGGTAGTAAAATATTTACCCAACCCATCACCGGAGCAGATGCTACAGCAGACACGCATCTGGTCACAAAAAGACAAGTGCCGGCTCTGGCAGCGCAGGGATCCGGTATACTACGGATGATACACGCTCCGGTATCAGGTATATTCTCAACGATCTCCGGACAACAATATCTGAGAATTGCTTATACAAGCAACGAATGGTCCTATACCATTCCTGCCGGCACATTTTCCGGAGGTCCCGGCAAGCTGGAAATAGAGTTTTTTTGCGAATATCATTCCAGTTCATCCACTTCTACGGAGACTGCAGAATTATACCTGGAGTTTAGCCAACCAGGCAATTCCATTCTCATTCCTGTGGCATCCTATAGGCCAAGTCAAAAGGGGACGGCGTCAAAAAATACATGCAGATTCTTAGCAACGAGCAGAGATTCAGGCGGATTATTTTACGCAGGATCGGTAAATACCGGAGTAAATGACAGTTATAAAGTCGTAACTCCACGGAGCATTTCCGGTATTGACTTCCGTCAATCTGTTACCATCAAGCTGTGGCAAACCGGCACCTCCATCCCAGGGTATGACCTTTCTATACTACCTTTAACTATTCAAGTAGCAGATTTAACAGAAATTTTACCACCATAA
- a CDS encoding polysaccharide deacetylase family protein — protein MRLIGNVVAGMALSVLVLSTQSCGNNQSSQKTSTVEHQDSVTKKEEHSTEKKDLETKKDTLTVDSVKKKEPVDKAKLTKAQRDSINAKLDSLPKHIYLTFDDGPLIGSSAIDSIATAKNIKINVFLIGKHANMSKRLKKDYLRYYNNPLVDCYNHSYTHANNKFSVFYSNPDHAFSDFEKNEADLALKYKITRMPGRNIWYFKDRRRIDLQSGTSTADLLYANGYEIMGWDVEWKIHGLTGQPVQSVNEIYQRMKNRLKKKDSFTANNVVLLMHDDMFQNRKGQKLLSDLIDSLKSNPNYHFEHMRDYPVKY, from the coding sequence ATGCGATTAATTGGAAATGTGGTGGCAGGAATGGCGCTATCGGTACTTGTTTTAAGTACTCAGTCCTGCGGAAATAATCAGTCTTCTCAAAAAACTTCTACTGTTGAACATCAGGATTCAGTTACAAAAAAGGAAGAGCATAGTACCGAGAAAAAAGATCTTGAGACAAAAAAAGATACGTTAACCGTAGATTCGGTTAAGAAAAAAGAGCCTGTTGATAAAGCGAAGCTGACTAAAGCACAACGGGACTCCATTAATGCAAAGCTTGATAGCCTTCCAAAGCATATCTACCTGACTTTTGATGACGGACCACTGATCGGAAGTTCAGCAATTGATTCGATTGCTACAGCAAAGAATATTAAGATTAATGTGTTCCTGATCGGTAAACACGCAAATATGAGTAAAAGACTCAAAAAAGATTATCTGAGATATTATAATAATCCGTTGGTCGATTGCTACAACCATAGTTATACACATGCCAATAATAAATTCAGTGTTTTTTACAGCAATCCGGATCATGCATTTTCGGATTTTGAAAAAAATGAGGCAGATCTGGCCCTGAAGTATAAGATTACCCGTATGCCGGGACGTAATATCTGGTATTTCAAAGACAGAAGAAGAATTGATTTGCAAAGTGGTACAAGCACAGCAGATTTGCTTTATGCTAACGGATATGAAATCATGGGATGGGATGTGGAGTGGAAAATCCACGGACTGACAGGACAACCTGTACAATCTGTTAATGAAATCTATCAGCGTATGAAAAACAGATTGAAAAAGAAAGATTCATTTACGGCCAATAATGTGGTGTTACTGATGCATGATGATATGTTTCAAAATAGAAAAGGGCAAAAATTGTTATCGGATCTTATCGACAGTTTAAAGTCTAACCCGAATTACCATTTCGAACATATGCGTGATTATCCGGTAAAATACTAA
- a CDS encoding NUDIX hydrolase → MKKNSIEICAAMVLSPAKQLLLVRKKGSEYYQLPGGKIEKGETFVNTVCREIEEEIGLIVAVEELLFLGTHEAAAVNEADTRVVGHVFKLNLSEIKEISPQAELEEAVWVDQHNYKQYKLAHLAEEFVVPRWLQL, encoded by the coding sequence TTGAAGAAAAACAGCATTGAAATATGCGCAGCTATGGTGCTGAGTCCTGCAAAGCAATTGTTGCTGGTTCGTAAAAAAGGATCTGAGTATTATCAGCTGCCCGGAGGTAAGATAGAAAAGGGCGAAACATTTGTCAACACTGTGTGCCGGGAGATAGAAGAGGAGATTGGGTTGATAGTAGCTGTGGAAGAGTTGCTTTTTCTGGGGACGCATGAAGCTGCAGCGGTAAATGAAGCCGATACAAGGGTCGTAGGACATGTATTCAAACTCAATTTATCTGAAATTAAAGAAATAAGTCCGCAGGCTGAATTAGAAGAAGCGGTGTGGGTAGATCAGCATAATTATAAGCAATACAAACTTGCGCATCTGGCAGAAGAATTTGTTGTTCCAAGATGGTTGCAGTTGTAA
- a CDS encoding alkaline phosphatase: MKKLSLLFALSVLSFHLAFAQQKPKYIFFMIGDGMGLNQVNLTEMYLAEREGRIGIAPLVFTGFPVASFATSYSTSNGVTDSGAGGTALAVGHKTKNGVIGMDSTKTKPLKSIAYLAKEKGMKVGITTSVSIDHATPASFYAHQQDRDMYYEIAQDILQSDFDFFGGSGFLKPEQNFKKEKVTPITQILQKGGYSLAEGYQEYKALKNKAGKIILSNNKGGDQVSLKYAIDQNTNDLTLKQITSAAIESLTEENTNGFFLMVEGGKIDWACHSNDGATAVKEVLDFNEAVKEAFDFYKKYPEETLIIVTADHETGGMTLGTGSSRLSFKNLELQKKSQSELSAQISKLRISNPKTTWDEVKQLLSDQLGLWSVIKVSKADEQNMHETYLRSFVNHETQESKSLYATDDKLATLAVKVLNDASTLGWGSGNHSASYIPIFAIGSGSELFSHKMENTDIPKKVAKLLNAQLD, encoded by the coding sequence ATGAAAAAACTATCCTTATTATTTGCATTATCCGTCCTCAGCTTTCACCTGGCTTTTGCTCAACAGAAACCTAAATATATTTTCTTTATGATCGGTGATGGAATGGGCTTAAATCAGGTCAATCTTACGGAAATGTATCTCGCCGAACGGGAAGGACGGATTGGTATTGCACCGCTCGTATTTACAGGCTTTCCGGTTGCATCCTTTGCCACCTCTTACTCTACTTCAAACGGTGTAACAGACTCCGGCGCAGGCGGCACAGCTCTGGCTGTAGGACATAAAACCAAAAATGGTGTTATCGGTATGGACAGCACCAAAACAAAACCCTTAAAAAGCATTGCCTACCTTGCTAAAGAAAAAGGCATGAAGGTCGGCATCACGACAAGTGTAAGTATAGACCATGCTACACCAGCTTCTTTCTATGCTCATCAGCAGGACCGTGATATGTATTACGAAATTGCACAAGATATTCTCCAATCGGATTTTGACTTTTTCGGAGGATCCGGATTCTTAAAACCTGAACAGAATTTCAAAAAGGAAAAAGTAACTCCTATTACTCAAATCCTACAAAAAGGAGGTTATTCGTTAGCTGAAGGCTATCAGGAATATAAGGCACTTAAAAACAAAGCCGGAAAAATAATATTATCCAATAACAAAGGAGGAGATCAGGTATCCTTAAAATATGCAATTGATCAAAACACAAATGATCTGACACTGAAACAGATTACTTCAGCAGCAATTGAATCGCTGACAGAAGAAAACACCAACGGATTTTTCCTGATGGTAGAAGGCGGGAAAATCGACTGGGCCTGTCATTCCAATGATGGAGCAACTGCAGTAAAGGAAGTTTTGGATTTTAATGAAGCTGTAAAGGAAGCCTTCGATTTCTATAAAAAATATCCGGAAGAAACTCTGATCATTGTTACTGCCGATCATGAAACCGGTGGAATGACACTTGGAACGGGAAGCTCCAGGTTATCTTTTAAAAACCTGGAATTACAGAAAAAATCACAAAGTGAATTATCTGCACAGATTTCCAAATTGAGAATCTCAAATCCTAAAACAACATGGGATGAGGTTAAACAATTGCTTTCGGATCAACTCGGACTATGGTCTGTCATCAAAGTAAGCAAGGCTGATGAACAAAATATGCATGAAACCTATCTGCGCAGTTTTGTAAACCATGAGACACAGGAATCCAAAAGTCTCTATGCTACTGACGATAAATTAGCGACTCTGGCTGTGAAAGTATTAAATGATGCCTCTACTTTGGGATGGGGTTCCGGAAATCACTCAGCAAGCTATATTCCGATATTTGCGATAGGAAGCGGCAGTGAATTATTCAGCCACAAAATGGAAAATACAGATATTCCTAAAAAAGTGGCTAAGTTGTTAAATGCTCAACTGGATTAA
- a CDS encoding DUF937 domain-containing protein produces MENNLLNNAKAFFNEDTLSKLSGTVGVDSAQLKQGTDLVIPALFLGLQRENESGLNTILEQAKSHFGNFDFQQWFNSDRSAPVGGAAEDVNSQHPEHQHILQSIFGDKLDTVVSAISGFIGIKSDTIQKLLSSALPAVFASLTNNGTNWNAAVISNLLNENKSNFAAALPAGLGLGAFGSLFADSDIQSPAVETPIPPADIPVVEPPVLTVPPVNPEPAIHTREAVREVKKSSGLWWILIPLVLVALWFLFGKSCAGNGAGTSDSTSNGRDTSSMTNPSDSLGATDGLSNRESVILKLPDGQELRAYPRGIEDNLIKFLQSDYKALPDDTLKNKWFDFDNLNFETGTAKILPASRDQLLNLAAILKVFPDAKVKIGGYTDKTGDEAFNKKLSLDRANAVKVFLDEQGLGAQVAGTEGYGSEIARYPADAPESDRIKDRRVSVSVRK; encoded by the coding sequence ATGGAAAACAATCTCTTAAATAACGCAAAGGCATTCTTCAATGAAGATACACTTTCAAAGCTATCCGGAACAGTCGGAGTAGATTCTGCCCAACTTAAGCAGGGGACAGATCTGGTCATTCCGGCCTTGTTTTTAGGCCTCCAACGTGAAAATGAAAGCGGATTAAATACTATTCTGGAACAAGCTAAGAGTCATTTTGGCAATTTTGATTTTCAGCAATGGTTTAATTCTGATCGTTCAGCTCCGGTCGGGGGAGCTGCTGAAGATGTAAATAGTCAGCATCCTGAACATCAGCACATATTGCAAAGCATATTCGGAGATAAACTGGATACGGTAGTCTCTGCTATCTCCGGGTTTATCGGGATTAAATCAGATACTATTCAGAAGTTGCTGAGTTCGGCACTTCCTGCTGTATTCGCCAGTCTGACCAATAACGGTACCAACTGGAATGCAGCTGTTATTTCTAATCTGCTGAATGAGAATAAAAGTAATTTTGCGGCAGCTCTGCCTGCCGGATTAGGATTGGGCGCTTTTGGTAGCCTGTTTGCGGATTCGGATATTCAGAGTCCGGCTGTAGAGACGCCGATTCCTCCTGCAGATATTCCGGTTGTAGAACCTCCTGTACTCACTGTGCCGCCAGTCAATCCGGAGCCGGCTATTCATACACGTGAAGCTGTCAGAGAAGTAAAGAAATCAAGTGGGTTATGGTGGATACTGATACCATTGGTACTTGTGGCTCTTTGGTTTTTATTTGGTAAAAGTTGTGCAGGCAATGGAGCTGGTACATCTGATTCGACTTCCAATGGTCGTGACACATCGTCTATGACAAATCCGTCAGACTCATTGGGTGCAACAGATGGTTTATCAAACAGAGAGTCTGTAATTCTGAAATTACCTGACGGACAGGAGCTTCGGGCTTATCCGAGAGGGATAGAAGATAATCTGATTAAATTCCTGCAATCAGACTATAAGGCACTTCCGGATGATACGCTTAAAAATAAATGGTTTGATTTTGATAATCTGAATTTTGAGACCGGGACAGCTAAGATATTACCTGCCAGCAGAGATCAGTTATTAAATCTGGCTGCTATATTGAAAGTATTCCCGGATGCGAAAGTTAAAATCGGAGGATATACAGACAAAACAGGGGATGAAGCATTTAATAAGAAATTGTCATTGGATCGTGCAAATGCTGTTAAAGTATTTTTAGATGAACAGGGACTGGGAGCGCAGGTTGCAGGTACAGAAGGTTACGGATCTGAAATTGCGCGGTACCCGGCAGATGCACCTGAATCTGACAGGATCAAAGATCGCAGAGTGTCTGTAAGTGTTCGTAAATAA
- a CDS encoding outer membrane beta-barrel protein: protein MKKLISLSIIYYLFLNLTNAQEEKSTLLGLEISGSVDTYWKYDFQNQPNIKTYFTEDNNSVSIGMVDLALKKKTGRASFVGELSFGPRGQYRSILNGDGQAGDDNNSFHIQNLYVSYDLTEKLSMTAGFMGTFVGYEVICPSNNFHYSTSYLFGAGPFQDAGLKANYTFSEKVALMVGIFNDWNVYQDFNGVSHFGSQLSIIPNEASSFYLNFLTGSSVGGAANYSSGTLLDLVGNYSFSPRFTLGLNATNYNQKGDAGYSGIALYPRVNINENIGIGIRGEYFKTKDAPLLAIEENEIWSATLSGHLRHHGFSFIPEVRFDNSKNEMFVKKDLSPTKNAGQFSMALVYAF from the coding sequence ATGAAAAAATTAATCTCTTTATCAATTATTTACTACCTATTTCTAAATTTAACCAATGCACAGGAAGAAAAATCAACATTATTAGGCCTCGAAATCTCAGGATCGGTAGATACGTATTGGAAATATGACTTCCAAAACCAACCTAACATCAAAACTTATTTCACAGAAGACAATAATTCCGTATCTATAGGTATGGTAGATCTGGCGCTGAAAAAGAAAACAGGTCGCGCCTCTTTCGTAGGAGAACTTTCCTTTGGACCCAGAGGACAGTACAGATCTATTCTGAACGGGGATGGACAGGCTGGTGATGACAACAATAGCTTTCATATCCAAAATCTGTATGTATCTTACGATCTGACCGAAAAATTAAGCATGACCGCCGGATTCATGGGTACATTTGTAGGGTATGAGGTCATATGTCCTTCCAACAACTTCCATTATTCCACTTCTTACCTCTTCGGAGCCGGACCGTTTCAGGATGCGGGATTAAAAGCAAATTATACATTCTCTGAGAAGGTAGCGCTAATGGTAGGAATTTTTAACGACTGGAATGTTTATCAGGATTTTAACGGAGTTTCTCATTTTGGCTCACAACTCAGCATCATACCGAATGAAGCATCCAGTTTCTATCTTAACTTTCTGACAGGATCTTCCGTTGGCGGAGCAGCAAACTACAGTTCCGGCACACTGCTAGATCTGGTTGGAAACTACAGCTTCTCTCCCCGTTTCACCCTCGGACTCAACGCAACCAACTACAATCAGAAAGGTGATGCAGGCTATTCAGGAATTGCGCTTTATCCGAGAGTAAACATCAATGAAAATATAGGTATAGGTATACGGGGTGAATATTTCAAAACAAAAGATGCTCCTTTACTAGCTATTGAAGAAAACGAAATATGGTCGGCAACACTGAGTGGCCACCTCAGACATCATGGTTTTTCTTTTATACCTGAAGTACGATTCGATAACAGCAAAAACGAAATGTTTGTCAAAAAAGATCTAAGTCCTACAAAAAATGCCGGACAATTTTCAATGGCACTCGTATATGCATTCTAA
- a CDS encoding ammonium transporter, whose translation MKKTVPLIILTILAIIGLLTPSIDVTNVADVKIDSGDTAWLLTSSALVLIMTPGLAFFYGGMVSKKNVISTMMQSFICMCIISVLWVIVGFSLAFGDDIGGVIGDPRTFYMMKGMLGNVAWGALPTVPLVLFAMFQLKFAIITPALITGAFAERVRFNSFMVFIILFSIFIYMPLAHATWHPEGILAKFGVLDFAGGTVVHMSAGWAALASAVYLKGRKTPTHSPARISYVILGTALLWFGWFGFNAGSAGAANGLAAYAFATTTTASAVAAIAWIFVDIIRGKKPSAMGACIGAVVGLVAITPAAGFVSIPHSIVIGLVAALVSNLVVFLRSKTSIDDTLDVFPCHGVGGMVGMVLTGVFANSNVNSVVTANGLYFGETGLFFAHVIALIAVSLFAFFGSLLLIKITDLITPLRVHEEEEKLGLDITQHDEEL comes from the coding sequence ATGAAAAAAACCGTTCCATTGATTATTTTAACAATTCTGGCCATTATAGGCTTGTTAACTCCTTCTATTGATGTGACTAATGTAGCAGATGTAAAGATTGATTCCGGAGATACAGCCTGGTTATTGACATCTTCCGCACTTGTATTGATTATGACACCAGGTCTGGCGTTCTTTTATGGTGGTATGGTGAGCAAGAAGAATGTAATCTCTACTATGATGCAGAGCTTTATCTGTATGTGTATTATTTCAGTATTATGGGTGATTGTCGGGTTTAGCCTTGCATTTGGCGATGATATCGGCGGGGTGATAGGGGACCCGCGTACTTTTTATATGATGAAGGGTATGCTTGGGAATGTTGCCTGGGGAGCTTTACCTACAGTTCCTTTGGTCTTATTTGCCATGTTTCAACTCAAATTCGCCATTATAACACCAGCTTTGATTACCGGTGCTTTTGCTGAGCGCGTGCGGTTCAATTCGTTTATGGTATTTATAATTTTGTTCAGTATTTTTATTTATATGCCTTTAGCACATGCCACCTGGCATCCGGAGGGAATACTTGCCAAATTCGGTGTTTTGGATTTTGCCGGTGGTACAGTAGTGCATATGTCTGCGGGATGGGCTGCATTAGCTTCGGCGGTATATCTGAAAGGAAGAAAGACCCCTACACATTCTCCGGCACGTATCAGTTATGTCATATTGGGTACAGCGTTGCTTTGGTTTGGCTGGTTTGGATTTAATGCAGGTTCAGCAGGCGCTGCAAACGGTCTGGCAGCATATGCATTTGCGACTACGACTACAGCTTCAGCTGTGGCAGCGATCGCATGGATATTTGTAGATATTATCAGAGGTAAAAAACCTTCTGCAATGGGAGCCTGTATAGGTGCTGTAGTGGGGTTAGTTGCGATTACACCGGCTGCAGGCTTTGTCAGTATTCCGCACTCGATCGTCATTGGACTTGTAGCAGCCTTGGTCAGTAATCTGGTGGTATTCTTACGCAGCAAGACCAGCATAGATGACACGCTGGATGTATTTCCTTGTCATGGTGTGGGTGGTATGGTTGGTATGGTGCTGACGGGAGTATTTGCAAATAGTAACGTGAACAGTGTGGTGACTGCTAACGGGTTGTACTTCGGAGAGACCGGTTTATTTTTTGCACATGTGATCGCATTGATTGCCGTTTCCTTATTTGCATTTTTCGGTTCTCTGTTGCTGATCAAGATTACGGATCTCATCACACCTCTTCGTGTGCATGAAGAAGAAGAAAAACTGGGGCTGGATATTACACAGCATGATGAAGAGTTATAA